The Maridesulfovibrio bastinii DSM 16055 region TAGGTCTTCTTGGAACACATCCTGATATTCAGGCATGGCTTGCGGTTGGCGCAAGTATCTACATCACCAGAGGGCTGCACTTTGACGGGATATCCGACATTACAGACGGAGCCGGACCCTATCCGAACCCTGAGCGGTTCTGGAAAATAGTAAAAGACAGCCGTTGCGGAGTTTTCGGAGTGATGGCTTTAATTCTCAGTGTGGGCGGGCAGTTTCTTCTTTTTAAAGAGATACTCGCTGCACAGGCATACGGAACCCTGATCTGGGTATTTATGGTCGGCAGACTGGGCAACGCTTCAATGTGTCTGGCCGGCAGGAAATTCAGCCGTCCCGGCCAAGGCTCACTTTTCATGGCCGGAGCAACCTTTAAATCAGTAGGAACAGCATTTCTGATAACTTTTATATTCGGACTGCTGCTTACTGAAATCAAAGTTCAGTTTCTCGCTTACATTCTATGTGCATTATGCATATTATTTCTATACAGGCTGGCTGAAAAAGTTCGCGGAGCCAATGGTGATTTTCTTGGTGCGGCTCTGGTTCTCTGTGAAACAGCGGCTGCTTTATCCTATTGTCTGATAACCAGTTAAATTATTTCAGGGAAACTACCAATGAACAGTCTTCCAACTCCCAATGATTTCGGAATGATGCTCGACAGACTGAAAGAGCTGATCTCAAAAGGTGATACTGAACTGACAGAAGAAGTTTCTCAGATATTGTTTGAAAACTATGCCCTATCAAGAAATGAACTCCTGCGCATGGAAGACTCCTGCCTTGCTCTGCGCAACCGCAACAGCTCTCTTGAAAAGAAAACAGAACTGCTTGAGTCGCAGCTTAGGACAACAATAGGCACATATAAAACTGATGTGGAAATTTTTCAGAAGTTCTGTGCGGCTTCTGGCATGGTTAATAAACTAAAAGGGCTAAATGAAGTTCCTGAACTGCTGGATAAGCTTCGCTCCGTTCTCCATATTGAACGCTGCGCGGTAGTAATGGACAGACAGATATGCTCCGACTTTCCGGAACAGCCTCTGCCGACAGCAATATTCAAAGGCTATATGCGTTTTATCGATGCCACCCTTTGCAAGGGTGAAAACCGCCTGTTTATCGGTCCTGTTTCCAGAATGATGCGTCCCGACATTTTTTTTGCCGATCCTGCAATGACTCCTGAAAGCAATGGATCATGCTTTGCCTACGGTCTTGAAGATAAATTCCATCCGGGAAAACTGTTAGGTCTGTTTTCTATTTATGACTCTGATCCGGACCGCTACAATCCTGAAATGGCTACAGACTACCTTGAACAATTCTGCAGAACGCTGTCCTCTTCACTTCAGGATATAATAAACTACCAGCGCACAATAAGACTCCGTGAAGATGTTGAAAAAATAACCCGCCACGATCTTAAGACTCCACTGAATGCCGTCATAAATCTTCCTCACCTTCTGGCTGCTGATGAAGAAGACGAGGAACGTAAAAATATCTTAAAAATGATTCAGGATGCCGGCTATAAAATGAACGGCCTTTTGAGCAAATCCCATGATATTTATAAAATGGAGGCAGGAATTTATGAAATTACTCCTGCTGAAGTAGATATAGTGCGCCTGATCACCAGAATCAGAACAGATCTCGAAGATTTGCTGCTGAATAAAAATTCAGGCCTGCTCATACAGATCAACGGGGAAACAGTTTCGAACCGGGAAGTTTTTCATATAAAAGGCGAAGAATTATTATTGTTCTCCATGTTCGGCAACCTTATCAAGAATGCTGTTGAAGCTACATTGGCGGACCAGCCCATAAGCATAAACCTCAGGCAGGACGATGAAACGATCCGTATGGAAATCCATAACAGCGGTGCAGTTCCTGAGGAAATGCGCACTAAATTTTTCAGCAAATACAGTACATCCGGCAAGAAACACGGAACAGGTCTAGGCACTTATTCAGCCCGCCTTATTGCCGGGGTTCATGGCGGAGATATAAAAATGAAAACTTCAGACCTAAAAGGAACAACTGTAATTATAGAACTGCCTGCAACTCTTTAGCCTATGGGCTTTTAATAAAAAAATTTAAACACATTTATAGTAAAATCCGGCCCTATTGAAATAGGGCCGGATTTTGTAATTCTATTTATGATGCAAGCGGTAAGGTGAAAATAAACGAAGTTCCTCTGGAGCGACCTGACGGCGGGCTTTCAACCCAGATATCACCACCATGATTCCTTACTATATGTCGTGATATGGCAAGCCCGAGTCCGGTACTGCCAAACTCATTGCGGCGATGCTTCTGTACTGAATAAAATCTCTCGAAAATTCTTTTTTGGTCACTGCCGGGAATACCCGGACCACTGTCACGGACTTCAATTCGCAACATGCCGGAGTCCACACGGTGAACAACTTCAACCAGGGACTCTTCCGGGCCGTACTTTATGGCATTTTCAAAAAGATTCCTGAAAACCTGCATCAGTTGATCAGGGTCTGCCTCAATAAAATTTTCATGATCCTCAAGGTCGCTTTCAAGAACAGTCCCTCTGGCCTCAGCCAGTGAAGAGCAGGCCTCCCAAGCCTGTTCAATGCATACAACGGGATCAAAAACCCTGAAATCCGTTTGCGCTCTGCCTGCTTCAAGGCGGGAAAGGCTGAGCAGATCATCAACAATTTTACACATGTGATCTGCATTTTTCTTAATTGTTTCAAGAAAGGATTTCTGAAGAGTCTGCGGCGGTGGCGGATCACTGAGCAATGTTTCAGCATAGCCTTTTACCGAAGTCAGCGGGGTCCGCAACTCATGTGATACATTGGCAACAAAATCCTGTCTGACTTTTTCAAGTCGCTTGATCTCACTTATGTCATGGAATACGGCAATAGCTCCCGGTCCCTGACCGGGGCCTATGGAATTAGCAGATTTTACAATGTTCACTTCATAAACACGATCACCGTCCAGAGCCAGCTGAATGGAAGCCGAAACCGGGCCATCATCTGATATCACCTGACGGCATGTATCCTGAAAATCCGGGCTTGAAATAACCTCAAGCGGATTACGGTTGATACTGTCTTCTATGCCGTGGACAATCTCTTTCATGGATCTGTTCACCTTGTTTATTCTACACTCTGAATCCAAGACCATAACTCCATCCCACATACCGTTCAAAACAGCCTGAAGTTTATCCTTTTGACCGGTTATGATTGCTACATGCTCATCAATTCTCTCGGCCATCCAGTTTATGGATTCCGCAAGAGGCAGAAATTCTTTTCCGGGGAGATTTCTAATTCGTCTTTTAAAATTTCCCTGACCAACAGCCTCAGCAGTACGAACCATGGACCTGACAGACTCTGACAGTTGAAGAACAAGAATTCTAATGCTCACATAGCAAAGTAAAATTATTACAGGAATCGACCATAAATAAACGCTGCGCACTGTTTCCAGACTTTTACCGGCCTTTGGAATCTGCTCTTCAATCAGCAGTGTTCCTTTAGGGATATCAGGCAGATCTATGACAGCCATGGCCGCATATAAAACCTTATTTCCGGTTACGGGATCAGTACCATGTGAAAAACCAGTCCCGTCTTTAACAGCGGCTATAACTTCAGGACGATTCAACAGGTCACCTCCTGAATCAAGCCATGAAGCCCCGGAATACAGCTCACCATCATTACCTATAAAAACAATTTCCCTTCCTATAAGACTGCTGACAGATGAAACCATCACAGCAATATTTGAATCATCCGACTTATCCAGCAGACGCCGGGCAAGAGCCAGCTCTTCTTTTGCTCCGCTTTCAGCTTCGTGAACAACATCGGAATTGAGCTGACGATACGCGAGTGCCAGCGGCAGACTCACGCAGACGACAGCTAGGAAAAGGACCACTACAAATAATTTTGTTTTCAACGACAGATTGTCGGAAATAAGCATTGGTCAGCCCATTAAAATCATTGTTTACCGCACATAATTGTACTTAAATTTAATTGTATAACAGGACGCGGTAACAATTGTGTTACAATAAGATTAATAATAGCGCTCACATATAAAAAAATAGAAAACAAACGGCAGAGGTGAAAAAAGACAATAGTATTCCACCTGCCGCAGGATACGGACAGCAATTAAAAATCAGATCGGGAATAAATGATATCAGCTTTTGAAACGATATCCGACGCCGCGAACAGTTTCGATGTAGTCTGCAAACTCACCGAGTTTCTGACGCAACCGTCTGATATGGGTATCAACTGTTCTGGAATATCCTTCGAAATGAGTATCCCAGACAGTATCCAGAAGGTGGTCGCGGGTCCTGACTTTACCTTCGTGCTGTAAAAGCTCTGAAAGAAGTTTAAATTCAGTGGCGGTAAGCGGAACTTCTTCTCCGCTGGCAACAACAGTATGGGCCTCAAAATCTACACTGAGACCATCACGATCCCATCTATCAGGTTTTTCTGACTCTGTTTCAGAGCTTCTACGCAGGACAGCTTTAATCCTTAGAACCAGCTCTCTTGGAGAGAAGGGCTTGACCACATAGTCATCAACCCCAAGTTCAAGACCAACGACACGGTCAACTTCTTCGCCCTTGGCGGTGAGCATGATCACGGGGATATGCTGAATACCGGCTTCCTGTTTAAGTCTGCGACAGACCTCAAGTCCGTCGAGTCCCGGAAGCATCAGATCAAGAAGGATCAGATCCGGTTTTTCGTTACGGGCCTGTTCAAGAGCTTTATGACCATCCATAGCAGTAACAACGCTGTATCCGGAAGTGGTCAGATTATATTTAAGCAATTCCAAAGTATCGCTATTATCTTCGACCACCAGTATTTTTTCTACTGACACGTTATAATCTCCTTTTGCGATGCACCATACCTGTCACATTCAAGGTGATAAAGGCCTCTTCGTTACAGACTCGTTAAATTTAGACATCGTATATGTTAATTATGTCTTAATCCGGGTCATGTTCGCTATCCATATCAGCCTCAGAAGATAAACCGATTTTAAATCCGGAGACAGTTCCGTTC contains the following coding sequences:
- a CDS encoding adenosylcobinamide-GDP ribazoletransferase, which translates into the protein MIRQQLKNFITTLSFMTRLAPPRMVEPDELAATVAWMPLTGAVMGFIICIPFALGLLGTHPDIQAWLAVGASIYITRGLHFDGISDITDGAGPYPNPERFWKIVKDSRCGVFGVMALILSVGGQFLLFKEILAAQAYGTLIWVFMVGRLGNASMCLAGRKFSRPGQGSLFMAGATFKSVGTAFLITFIFGLLLTEIKVQFLAYILCALCILFLYRLAEKVRGANGDFLGAALVLCETAAALSYCLITS
- a CDS encoding sensor histidine kinase — translated: MNSLPTPNDFGMMLDRLKELISKGDTELTEEVSQILFENYALSRNELLRMEDSCLALRNRNSSLEKKTELLESQLRTTIGTYKTDVEIFQKFCAASGMVNKLKGLNEVPELLDKLRSVLHIERCAVVMDRQICSDFPEQPLPTAIFKGYMRFIDATLCKGENRLFIGPVSRMMRPDIFFADPAMTPESNGSCFAYGLEDKFHPGKLLGLFSIYDSDPDRYNPEMATDYLEQFCRTLSSSLQDIINYQRTIRLREDVEKITRHDLKTPLNAVINLPHLLAADEEDEERKNILKMIQDAGYKMNGLLSKSHDIYKMEAGIYEITPAEVDIVRLITRIRTDLEDLLLNKNSGLLIQINGETVSNREVFHIKGEELLLFSMFGNLIKNAVEATLADQPISINLRQDDETIRMEIHNSGAVPEEMRTKFFSKYSTSGKKHGTGLGTYSARLIAGVHGGDIKMKTSDLKGTTVIIELPATL
- a CDS encoding HAMP domain-containing sensor histidine kinase, yielding MLISDNLSLKTKLFVVVLFLAVVCVSLPLALAYRQLNSDVVHEAESGAKEELALARRLLDKSDDSNIAVMVSSVSSLIGREIVFIGNDGELYSGASWLDSGGDLLNRPEVIAAVKDGTGFSHGTDPVTGNKVLYAAMAVIDLPDIPKGTLLIEEQIPKAGKSLETVRSVYLWSIPVIILLCYVSIRILVLQLSESVRSMVRTAEAVGQGNFKRRIRNLPGKEFLPLAESINWMAERIDEHVAIITGQKDKLQAVLNGMWDGVMVLDSECRINKVNRSMKEIVHGIEDSINRNPLEVISSPDFQDTCRQVISDDGPVSASIQLALDGDRVYEVNIVKSANSIGPGQGPGAIAVFHDISEIKRLEKVRQDFVANVSHELRTPLTSVKGYAETLLSDPPPPQTLQKSFLETIKKNADHMCKIVDDLLSLSRLEAGRAQTDFRVFDPVVCIEQAWEACSSLAEARGTVLESDLEDHENFIEADPDQLMQVFRNLFENAIKYGPEESLVEVVHRVDSGMLRIEVRDSGPGIPGSDQKRIFERFYSVQKHRRNEFGSTGLGLAISRHIVRNHGGDIWVESPPSGRSRGTSFIFTLPLAS
- a CDS encoding response regulator, which translates into the protein MSVEKILVVEDNSDTLELLKYNLTTSGYSVVTAMDGHKALEQARNEKPDLILLDLMLPGLDGLEVCRRLKQEAGIQHIPVIMLTAKGEEVDRVVGLELGVDDYVVKPFSPRELVLRIKAVLRRSSETESEKPDRWDRDGLSVDFEAHTVVASGEEVPLTATEFKLLSELLQHEGKVRTRDHLLDTVWDTHFEGYSRTVDTHIRRLRQKLGEFADYIETVRGVGYRFKS